The segment TCTGGGACAAGAAGCTAGGGACAACACTGGTTAACCATGCTCGTTCCACTGGCACTCCACTATGTCTTACCTCGGTCAATGGGAAGAAGACCTTTGATATGCTGTATTGGCCTTTCCTCTACTGAACGCTCAAACCAATAGGTCTGGAACCTCATTTGCGGCCTTGGATCACAGCTTTATATTTCAACCCAAGAGAAAGTCAAAGAAATGTTGTTCAAATGGTGTTCGAGTTCCATAATGATACAAAGCAAGTGTGCCCTTTCTCCCCTATCCTTTATGCAATCATCATAGAACATCACAGACTGGTAGATTTATTATCAACTGTGCTCAAGGCCAGTCAATAAAGATCACATTTAAATGAACTTGCCAAAGTTTTTGACGCCACTTCTGTATGTCATGACAAATATTACATCTTTTGGTCATTACCTTATGATTTCTATCTTAACATTTGactaataatgttataataaaaaacatttctctaatTGTCTTATGATTATGAATAACATGTTTGGGAAAGCACAAGTGGGATAAGAAACCATTTTCCTTAGTCATGACTTATTGGGGGTTGTTGATTTTACTATATCAAGAATAAACCTAGAATTTAGGAACTACTAATCAAAAATCCTTCAACActgaataacacaaataaaaggcAAACTCATCagtgtgtaatttattttttcaatgtatattCATAAAATCATTCTGTCTCATAGCCAGTGACCCAAGAGCCTTTTACCATTCATGACTTTGTTATGTTATTCATTTTTCCTTAGCTGGATGAGATGACGAGACGGCAAATCTGGGAAAAGAACCTGAAGTTGATCACCTCCCATAACATTGAATACTCCCAGGGAAAGCACACCTATGATCTGGCTATGAACCATCTGGGAGATCTGGTAGGAGGCCTCCAATAAGCCACATATGGGACTTCTGTTTTATGTCTTGAAGACAAAAGCACTTATAAATGGTTTTGGGATACCAAATATATAAAgcattggtgtatttttttttttgaagcgtATTGCTCCATCCACCAGTCTTTTTATTCACCTGACCTTAATCCAGCCAGATCTTAGTGCCATGGCCTCCTTAATGCTTCATTGCCACTTGGTTAGTCCTTTTGGCCCTCTCTGAGCAGTCTTATAAAAAGTAGAAACTCTGctctttctattctattctagGCACAGctaatgttttgcacaaagtcTTGAAGGATCATGGGGGAGTTCAAAGCATGATTTGATAGTAGAACTCAGGAACATTTTAATGGACATAAAGTGGAAAAATGAGCATCTATAATGGACCTGGTTGAAATTGGAGGCCACCAACTCATCTGCAAATTCAAAAGACTAAATTGGTGGAGAGAAGGTTCTTATTTTAGTATAACCTCAGGTAGTCTTGTTAAAGGGGGATtacaaaagttttaaactttgttACATGACCGGAGGGGGGATTTGTGAATGCATATAAAAGCAACTGGATACCAAATTAGTATGTTTATGCATAAGTATAGTTATCCTTTGGGTTTTTTCCTGCATAGTAAAGAAGTGGCTGTGGCACTAACAGTAAATGCCTGATCATAAGTCCAGGAGCCTAAGGGGGATTTCTGGTCCATGGACAGACATACATTGTAAACCGATTGACTTGTAAATCAGATTTTCCTTATTCTTTCATTGACAGACTAGTGAAGAAGTAGTCAAGACCATGACTGGACTAAGAGTCCCATCTATTCGACAGTCTAACAATACTTACGAGCCTGACTGGGCAGCCAAAATCCCAAAGTACATTGATTACAGGAAAAGGGGTTATGTCACTCCAGTACAAAATCAGGTAAATATCTAAAACAGTCAATTTGTCAGCATTAAATGAATATAGTATGGTTACAGTTTATAAccacttacattttattatcctCAAAATCAAGTCCTCTTTACTACTGGGTGGGTCTATGCAGTGATCCACCCTCAACAGACTTGTACGGGCCGAACCCCTAATAACTCCTATTTCATTATATGACTTTATTCAAGCCTATGAGAGTAAATTGCATAGATGtggtaaaagaagaagcagcctgTATAAATTAAGTAACATAGGCAACAAGGTGCTACCAAACCCTGTAATGATAGGTGGTGCAGGCAGAAGGACAGCCAAATATTAGGACCCCATGAAATATAATTGTGACTTTTTTCTTGGCAGGGCGCTTGTGGATCTTGTTGGGCTTTCAGCTCAGTGGGAGCATTGGAGGGACAGCTCATGAAGAAGACTGGAAATCTGGTCTCCCTCAGTCCCCAGAACCTTGTGGACTGTGATACAGATAACTATGGATGTCAGGGTGGATACATGACCAATGCTTTTGGCTACGTAAGGGATAACAATGGGATTGACTCAGATGCCATTTATCCCTATATAGGACAGGTATGTTTGTTCAAGGGTTTATGTCATGGCAAAGGTTGGCAAAAGACCCACTGTAATCCAAACAAAGGAAATTACCACTGATAGGATATTTTGCTGCAAAATACTTATTGGGCACAATAGTAGACCTTCACACTCAAACACTAGATTCCTTAGGGTTCCATGGGatcctaaggttcctccagggttttctaggggttctgtgagcaatgagcagtttgtgcatcTCAGTTTAGTTtacttgacaccaatgatctttttggctatatgtaaggagggcattcttccaaatggccagcaatgtaggagccattcttccaattgaccatcacgcttatatactgtgagctgcagtaATCACGTGAAAgacgtgaaagttatttcaaggattccccttATGTAAAATGGTTGATAAACAATGATGGTATGGCATGATGGTCAATGgcaaattaaataaatgggaagtatgcctcttacattgcaggccactAGATATTCATTTCCTGAAGTGGTCATTGTCCCAGACAAAAATACAGTGTTAACACCAGATGCTGAAGAAGGTTCTTAGTCATCTGCTGTTATGGATACCTAATAGCCATCCAATAAGGACCACTATTGTTATATTATTGGATAACAACTCAGCAAGGCACCTCATGTTCGCTTCcctctctccaaagaacagaaaaggCTGCTTGGCTTTTTGGCTATTTATACCTTCAACCATACCTTCTTATAATTCCAAGGTTTAACACTTAGGAAGAGTTCCCTATCCAAATTTAACATTAGAAAAGTACAAAACCCTATACCCTAAATTTTGACTCCTGAATCTTACACTTGATGTAACCCAAGCAGAAAAGTAAATTACCcctaaaagcatgcagttagcTTTTCAGTCTCATCCTGAAATCTAACAGCAGCCTTGGTGCCAAGACACAATTATCACCTATTACAGATTTgcttataaatattatacatggtGTTTAGggttttccctttcttttttgtaCCAGGATGAAGGTTGCCTCTACAATCCAAGTGGAAGAGCTGCAGGTTGCAAAGGTTTTAAAGAAATACCCAGAGGTGATGAGAAGGCCCTAAAAAGAGCTGTGGCGAATATTGGTCCTGTTTCTGTTAGCATTGATGCTAGTCAACCTACCTTTCAGTTCTACAATAAAGGTGAGAAAATAAACCTACAGCAAGGTCTGTATATATCCTCATATAAAATCAACCAACAGCTGTGCTTTAAAGTACTTCCTATGACAATTACTTTGTGTGCTCCGGTAACCCTATGCTCCAGTGGCCCTTTTGTAGCCCATTTGAGCTTCAATTACCTTGTGGTTTAATAGTTTATTGGCCCtatgctccagtgaccctttgtgctTCAGTGACCCTATGCATCAGTGACTGTTGTGCTCCAGTGAACCTTTGTGCTCCAATGACTGTGTACTTAAATGACT is part of the Pyxicephalus adspersus chromosome 12, UCB_Pads_2.0, whole genome shotgun sequence genome and harbors:
- the CTSK gene encoding cathepsin K isoform X3; its protein translation is MYWICLLSIVLPLASSTLYWDDILDSEWEQWKKTHGKQYNSQLDEMTRRQIWEKNLKLITSHNIEYSQGKHTYDLAMNHLGDLTSEEVVKTMTGLRVPSIRQSNNTYEPDWAAKIPKYIDYRKRGYVTPVQNQGACGSCWAFSSVGALEGQLMKKTGNLVSLSPQNLVDCDTDNYGCQGGYMTNAFGYVRDNNGIDSDAIYPYIGQDEGCLYNPSGRAAGCKGFKEIPRGDEKALKRAVANIGPVSVSIDASQPTFQFYNKGVYYDKNCDPEGINHAILAVGYGNLKGTKHWIVKNSWGTQWGRKGFALLARDRKNACGVANLASFPLM
- the CTSK gene encoding cathepsin K isoform X2, which produces MYFLPCGPHSESYYHSSKMYWICLLSIVLPLASSTLYWDDILDSEWEQWKKTHGKQYNSQLDEMTRRQIWEKNLKLITSHNIEYSQGKHTYDLAMNHLGDLTSEEVVKTMTGLRVPSIRQSNNTYEPDWAAKIPKYIDYRKRGYVTPVQNQGACGSCWAFSSVGALEGQLMKKTGNLVSLSPQNLVDCDTDNYGCQGGYMTNAFGYVRDNNGIDSDAIYPYIGQDEGCLYNPSGRAAGCKGFKEIPRGDEKALKRAVANIGPVSVSIDASQPTFQFYNKGVYYDKNCDPEGINHAILAVGYGNLKGTKHWIVKNSWGTQWGRKGFALLARDRKNACGVANLASFPLM
- the CTSK gene encoding cathepsin K isoform X1, whose protein sequence is MSHQTQDLLGQIVPITLPQSEPYKKLVPFEIVRTGNSKPGALTRKEDCISSAISKMYWICLLSIVLPLASSTLYWDDILDSEWEQWKKTHGKQYNSQLDEMTRRQIWEKNLKLITSHNIEYSQGKHTYDLAMNHLGDLTSEEVVKTMTGLRVPSIRQSNNTYEPDWAAKIPKYIDYRKRGYVTPVQNQGACGSCWAFSSVGALEGQLMKKTGNLVSLSPQNLVDCDTDNYGCQGGYMTNAFGYVRDNNGIDSDAIYPYIGQDEGCLYNPSGRAAGCKGFKEIPRGDEKALKRAVANIGPVSVSIDASQPTFQFYNKGVYYDKNCDPEGINHAILAVGYGNLKGTKHWIVKNSWGTQWGRKGFALLARDRKNACGVANLASFPLM